One part of the Mesomycoplasma conjunctivae genome encodes these proteins:
- a CDS encoding Bax inhibitor-1 family protein: MLNFRSNRITYNMVSTDTKIKTDKLLAYSLMWLGSAIALIAILSFAIISSPRLFKLYLDIVGIGGKKLDIRLIIIFIVTIVLNIGIFFFISKTALKQKPHTAVLATLYFILILSNSIFLPFVFAQYIARGQAANILIAFFATGGITIFMGLLGYYKIINFGKLVPLLILGIVVEVIIGITSLFVFNSLLTTIYLALGFGISVLMIGYQFWQIRNQGSYILANYADDENLNRIMLRLSILYGINLFFATIRIFLATLRYLDLLKK; this comes from the coding sequence ATGTTAAATTTTAGATCTAATAGAATAACTTACAACATGGTATCAACAGATACCAAAATTAAAACAGACAAGCTTCTAGCTTACTCTTTAATGTGGCTAGGATCAGCAATTGCTTTGATTGCAATTTTAAGTTTTGCTATTATTTCCTCACCACGATTATTTAAATTGTATTTAGATATTGTTGGTATTGGCGGAAAAAAACTCGACATCAGGTTAATAATAATATTTATTGTGACAATTGTATTAAATATAGGAATTTTCTTTTTTATATCAAAAACGGCTTTAAAACAAAAGCCTCACACAGCCGTTTTGGCTACTTTATACTTTATTTTAATACTATCAAATTCCATCTTTTTACCTTTTGTTTTTGCTCAATATATAGCAAGAGGGCAAGCTGCAAATATTTTAATTGCTTTTTTTGCAACAGGCGGAATTACTATATTTATGGGTCTTTTAGGTTATTACAAAATTATTAATTTTGGTAAATTAGTACCACTATTAATATTAGGAATTGTAGTCGAAGTTATTATAGGTATTACTTCACTTTTTGTATTTAATAGCCTTTTAACTACCATTTATTTAGCGCTAGGTTTTGGAATTTCTGTTTTAATGATTGGTTACCAATTTTGACAAATCAGAAATCAAGGTAGTTACATTTTAGCTAATTATGCTGATGATGAAAACTTAAATCGTATTATGTTAAGATTATCTATCTTATATGGAATAAATTTATTTTTTGCAACCATAAGAATATTTTTAGCTACTTTAAGATATCTTGACTTGTTAAAAAAATAG
- a CDS encoding BMP family ABC transporter substrate-binding protein translates to MKKIKKFFGLGLLVPLSGIALVACGTPNNQTPSKEKEGATQDQGTGFSQPAVDKLAQDNKAKIETTAQDNNKHFKTNFALVTADGTVFDGSFNQSSFEAIKKFVSLTKDNAKQRHIDFATANLSQTYTSLLVTEANVWVLSGFQHGNAIETWLKQGNNLESFKTKNIIIIGIDWAQATDSSIPNGRMISIQYNVEEGAWIAGYAAADFLAAKYPNDENKRKLTSFGGGDFPAVTDFIVGFLTGVKAYNEENASKKTKVSSSTIDLTTGFNASAAESVTKISSISNAGDPTIIFPAAGPQTQNVLNAIKGKSDKYVIGVDVDQSKTFKGAGESEKFFTSVEKGLGTSIFQVATALFTKENESKLLGGFQFNSKNGVVKLGYHDLFTNVSPNALTGDDKTLAEASIKKAVDKFKQLTNSKESEVKTTLKIKTATPGQGSTILSELIQEINK, encoded by the coding sequence ATGAAAAAAATTAAAAAATTTTTTGGACTAGGTCTACTAGTCCCTCTAAGTGGAATTGCACTAGTAGCGTGTGGAACTCCTAATAATCAAACACCTTCTAAGGAAAAAGAAGGCGCTACTCAAGATCAAGGAACAGGATTTTCCCAACCAGCTGTTGATAAATTAGCTCAAGATAACAAAGCTAAAATTGAAACTACAGCCCAAGATAATAACAAACATTTCAAAACTAATTTTGCATTGGTTACTGCCGATGGAACAGTTTTTGATGGCTCATTTAATCAATCAAGTTTTGAAGCAATCAAAAAATTTGTGTCCTTAACTAAAGACAACGCAAAACAAAGACACATTGATTTTGCAACAGCTAACCTATCACAAACATATACTAGTTTACTAGTTACTGAAGCAAATGTATGAGTTCTTTCAGGATTCCAACATGGTAATGCAATCGAAACCTGATTAAAACAGGGTAATAACCTTGAAAGCTTTAAAACTAAAAACATTATAATTATTGGAATTGACTGAGCACAAGCAACGGACAGCTCAATTCCAAACGGAAGAATGATCTCAATTCAATATAATGTTGAAGAAGGTGCATGAATTGCCGGATATGCAGCTGCTGATTTTCTAGCAGCTAAATATCCAAATGATGAAAATAAAAGAAAATTAACATCATTTGGTGGTGGTGATTTCCCAGCTGTTACTGATTTCATTGTTGGATTTTTAACAGGGGTTAAAGCTTACAATGAAGAAAATGCAAGCAAAAAAACTAAAGTAAGTTCATCAACAATTGATCTTACCACTGGTTTTAATGCTTCAGCTGCTGAATCAGTAACTAAAATTTCTTCAATTTCAAATGCTGGTGATCCAACTATCATCTTCCCCGCAGCAGGTCCACAAACTCAAAATGTACTAAACGCAATTAAGGGAAAATCAGATAAATATGTCATTGGTGTTGATGTAGATCAATCTAAAACTTTCAAAGGTGCAGGAGAATCAGAAAAATTCTTCACCTCAGTTGAAAAAGGTTTAGGAACCTCTATTTTCCAAGTAGCAACTGCTTTATTTACTAAAGAAAATGAATCCAAATTACTTGGTGGATTTCAATTTAATTCTAAAAATGGTGTTGTTAAATTAGGTTACCACGACTTATTTACCAATGTTTCTCCAAATGCTCTAACAGGTGATGATAAAACTTTAGCTGAAGCTTCAATTAAAAAAGCTGTTGACAAATTTAAACAACTAACTAATTCAAAAGAATCCGAAGTTAAAACTACCTTAAAAATCAAAACAGCTACCCCTGGACAAGGCTCAACCATTCTCAGTGAATTGATACAGGAAATTAACAAATAA
- the whiA gene encoding DNA-binding protein WhiA: MSFSQSVKIEILNNKLSKKKTLSLLQGLIFTSSRFENEHLYIIRLNKSIISETIRELLRSKNIQFFWAQANRNWIVVRQKDVDIESQPADIQSFFAGLFLGGGSTSSPKAKTYHLEISFMNFERFQKIVNLLKLNNLEVDFHSIVRNNKNIIYLKKIDQIIFFLQIIGAVEHSWQLEETRLNRDFKLNSNRLVNFDFFNTKRLVEAARKHISYFHYIQENNLEFRFSNEELTFFKIRKENPEYSLQDIANILKKDYNIIKTKGGLNHWLIKLKKVVNERK; the protein is encoded by the coding sequence ATGAGTTTTAGCCAAAGTGTAAAAATAGAAATTCTAAACAATAAATTAAGTAAGAAAAAAACACTTTCTTTATTGCAGGGTTTGATTTTTACATCTTCTAGATTCGAAAATGAACACTTATATATAATAAGATTAAATAAAAGTATAATTTCTGAAACAATAAGAGAATTGTTGCGCTCAAAAAATATTCAATTTTTTTGAGCGCAAGCTAATAGAAACTGAATTGTGGTTCGACAAAAAGATGTTGATATTGAAAGCCAACCAGCTGACATTCAATCTTTTTTTGCCGGACTATTTTTAGGTGGTGGCTCAACTTCTAGTCCAAAAGCTAAAACTTATCATCTAGAAATTAGTTTTATGAATTTTGAGCGCTTTCAAAAGATTGTTAACCTTTTGAAACTCAACAACTTGGAAGTTGATTTTCACAGTATTGTACGAAATAATAAAAATATTATTTACTTAAAAAAAATTGATCAAATTATCTTTTTTTTACAAATTATAGGCGCTGTTGAACACAGTTGGCAACTTGAAGAAACAAGATTAAATCGCGATTTTAAACTAAACAGTAATAGATTAGTAAATTTTGATTTTTTCAATACGAAAAGACTTGTCGAAGCTGCTCGTAAGCACATTTCTTATTTTCATTACATCCAAGAAAACAACTTAGAATTTCGTTTTAGTAATGAAGAGCTAACTTTTTTTAAAATTAGAAAAGAAAATCCTGAATATAGCTTACAAGATATTGCCAATATTTTAAAAAAAGACTATAATATAATAAAGACAAAAGGTGGATTAAATCACTGATTAATAAAATTAAAAAAAGTTGTTAATGAAAGGAAGTAA
- a CDS encoding glucose-6-phosphate isomerase, whose protein sequence is MNLKLKIESSQFLQINSYSEEVAQIHRDMNALKKPGYQFLGWKDFPENALNEHELEKMKQIAKKLKQQKVEVLVVIGIGGSFLGAKAGIDFIQGLHPIKRDMEIIFVGTSISSTDLYQKLQYVATKKFAINVISKSGTTIEPSIAFRLFKNLLETQQESKAKNFIFVTTDANKGTLLSIAEQKGYEKFVVLDNIGGRFSVLSSVGFFPMICAGVNIDEVIRGATEANIVFSQESLDLNPAYQYAVARYILFKKLNYKTEILIGYEPFLTFFNEWWKQLFGESEGKNKTGLWPSSAIFTTDLHSLGQFIQEGSRIFFETVIFIKEPKYDIQLEEELGNLDGLNYLAKKTVHEINYSAFQATLAAHVHNGQTPNIVISLNNSSARSFGWLVMFFEKACAMSAYLLGLNPFDQPGVEVYKENLKQILKK, encoded by the coding sequence ATGAATTTAAAGTTAAAAATCGAGAGTAGTCAGTTTTTGCAAATTAATAGCTACTCCGAAGAAGTTGCACAAATTCATAGAGATATGAATGCACTTAAAAAACCAGGATATCAATTTTTAGGTTGAAAAGATTTTCCGGAAAATGCTTTAAATGAACATGAACTAGAGAAAATGAAGCAAATTGCCAAAAAACTAAAACAACAAAAAGTCGAAGTTTTAGTTGTTATTGGAATTGGTGGTTCTTTCCTAGGCGCAAAAGCAGGAATTGATTTTATTCAGGGTTTACATCCAATCAAAAGAGATATGGAGATTATCTTTGTTGGTACCAGTATTTCTTCAACTGATTTATACCAAAAGTTACAATATGTAGCTACTAAAAAATTCGCAATTAATGTAATTTCCAAATCAGGTACCACCATCGAGCCATCAATAGCTTTTAGATTGTTTAAAAACCTTTTGGAAACCCAGCAAGAATCGAAAGCAAAAAATTTCATTTTTGTAACTACTGATGCCAATAAAGGAACACTTTTAAGCATCGCAGAGCAAAAAGGTTATGAAAAATTTGTAGTTCTTGACAACATTGGTGGTAGATTTAGTGTGCTTTCATCAGTTGGTTTTTTCCCTATGATTTGTGCAGGAGTCAACATCGATGAAGTTATTAGAGGTGCCACAGAAGCCAATATTGTTTTTTCTCAGGAATCTCTTGATCTCAATCCAGCTTATCAATATGCGGTAGCTAGATATATCTTGTTTAAAAAGTTGAATTATAAAACTGAAATTCTCATTGGTTATGAACCTTTTTTAACCTTTTTTAATGAATGATGAAAACAACTTTTTGGTGAGTCTGAAGGTAAAAATAAAACCGGATTGTGACCCTCATCAGCTATTTTTACTACAGATTTACACTCACTTGGGCAATTTATTCAAGAAGGCTCACGTATTTTTTTTGAAACAGTTATTTTTATCAAAGAGCCTAAATATGATATTCAACTCGAAGAAGAGCTAGGCAATTTAGATGGCCTAAATTATTTAGCAAAAAAAACAGTCCATGAAATTAACTATTCCGCATTTCAAGCAACACTTGCCGCCCATGTTCACAATGGGCAAACTCCAAATATTGTCATTAGTTTAAATAATAGCAGTGCACGCTCTTTTGGTTGGTTAGTAATGTTTTTTGAAAAAGCTTGTGCAATGTCAGCTTATCTTTTAGGTCTTAATCCCTTTGATCAACCAGGTGTTGAAGTTTACAAAGAAAATCTCAAACAAATTCTTAAAAAGTAA
- a CDS encoding ABC transporter ATP-binding protein has protein sequence MNNTHYAIEFINATKKFGEFYANDNINIKIKHNTIHAIIGENGAGKSTLMSSLFGIYTLDSGVIKIYGVNSFINNPNEAGELGIGMVHQHFKLVGDYTNLENIILGNEIHNKGFIDFQTAKTKIEILQDKYSLHFDLNQKTADANVATQQKIEILKVLYRDAEILIFDEPTAVLNPQEIEAFLQILKVFVQNGKTIIFISHKLNEVKSVADSATVLRHGKVVTTFDSLENIEIEDLSTAMVGQKVVMAKNNQDNNFSQIGLSLENISAKHHKEISNISFDIYKGEILAIAGIEGNGQEELEFVINGIIKPNSGKIIAYDSDNQPIELTHLSVAKRKDLISYVPGDRHKYGVVLDMNNLDNSILRSLNSKEFIKHSYIKPQAVKSFYKKMVKEFDVRGDEQGIKNIRLLSGGNQQKAVVAREMLSPHEILVIIQPTRGLDIGAINLIHEAILQEKKQNKTILLISFELDEVLSLADSIIVMNKGQISKKFKRNEIDRNQIGLLMGGIYEQ, from the coding sequence ATGAATAATACACATTATGCGATTGAGTTTATAAATGCAACCAAAAAATTTGGTGAATTTTATGCCAACGATAACATTAATATTAAAATTAAACATAATACAATTCATGCAATTATAGGTGAGAACGGGGCTGGAAAATCAACTTTAATGTCTTCTTTATTCGGAATTTATACACTAGATTCAGGAGTTATTAAAATTTATGGAGTTAATTCTTTTATTAACAATCCAAATGAAGCTGGTGAATTAGGAATAGGGATGGTACACCAACATTTTAAATTAGTAGGTGATTATACTAATTTAGAAAATATCATTTTAGGAAACGAAATTCATAACAAAGGTTTTATAGATTTTCAAACTGCTAAAACTAAAATAGAAATTTTACAAGATAAGTATTCACTTCATTTTGATTTAAATCAAAAAACTGCGGATGCCAATGTTGCCACACAACAGAAAATTGAAATTTTAAAAGTATTATATCGAGATGCTGAAATTTTAATTTTTGATGAGCCAACTGCGGTTTTAAATCCACAAGAAATTGAAGCTTTTTTGCAAATTTTAAAAGTTTTTGTGCAAAATGGTAAAACTATTATTTTTATTTCCCATAAGCTAAATGAAGTCAAATCTGTTGCTGATAGTGCCACTGTGCTGCGTCATGGTAAAGTTGTCACTACTTTTGATTCACTAGAAAACATTGAAATTGAAGATTTATCAACTGCAATGGTTGGTCAAAAAGTAGTTATGGCCAAAAATAATCAAGATAACAATTTTAGTCAAATCGGACTTTCTTTAGAAAATATTTCTGCTAAACATCATAAGGAAATTTCCAATATTTCCTTTGATATTTATAAAGGTGAAATTTTAGCAATTGCTGGAATTGAAGGTAATGGTCAAGAAGAGCTTGAGTTTGTCATCAATGGTATTATTAAACCAAACTCAGGTAAGATAATTGCTTATGATTCAGACAACCAACCTATTGAGTTAACCCATTTAAGTGTTGCCAAAAGAAAAGATTTAATCTCTTATGTTCCTGGAGATCGACACAAATATGGCGTTGTTTTAGATATGAATAATTTAGATAATTCAATACTAAGAAGCCTAAATAGTAAAGAATTTATCAAACATAGTTATATAAAGCCACAAGCTGTAAAATCATTTTATAAGAAAATGGTTAAAGAATTTGATGTAAGAGGTGACGAGCAAGGAATTAAAAATATTCGTTTGCTCTCTGGTGGAAATCAGCAAAAAGCTGTAGTTGCTCGTGAGATGTTATCGCCACATGAAATTTTAGTTATAATTCAACCTACACGGGGGCTTGATATTGGAGCAATTAACTTAATTCACGAAGCAATTTTGCAAGAAAAAAAACAAAATAAAACAATTTTATTAATTTCTTTTGAACTTGATGAAGTATTGTCACTAGCCGATTCAATTATTGTTATGAATAAAGGACAAATAAGTAAAAAATTTAAAAGAAATGAAATTGATCGAAATCAAATCGGATTATTAATGGGAGGTATTTATGAGCAATAA
- a CDS encoding potassium channel family protein — protein MKKSNICVIGAGRLGRAAIEELAHANHNIIVIDKQEDNLKFIRSFATINPIIMDASDIETMRSEVGLEDIDTVIVTTSNNAEIIATILELKNEINRDQQYNLKIVARAVNKRHARVLKQIGVDWIISPEEEAGIKMALLTVNNEFLNYADTLKEVSGGFFIGSTIVRSPQFINKTIKEVNLSKFGVNIVIIKRNNDILLPSGNTIIYKEDELTIIGRIGDVTSALEKLESK, from the coding sequence ATGAAAAAATCAAATATTTGTGTAATTGGCGCTGGTCGACTAGGTCGAGCCGCTATTGAAGAATTAGCACATGCAAATCATAATATTATTGTCATTGATAAGCAAGAAGACAATCTAAAATTTATAAGAAGTTTTGCTACTATCAATCCAATAATAATGGATGCTAGTGACATTGAAACTATGAGATCTGAGGTAGGCCTAGAAGATATTGATACCGTAATTGTAACTACTTCTAACAACGCAGAAATTATTGCTACTATCTTGGAACTAAAAAATGAAATTAATCGTGATCAGCAATATAATTTAAAAATTGTAGCCCGTGCTGTCAACAAAAGACATGCTCGAGTGCTCAAGCAAATTGGAGTTGATTGAATTATTAGTCCTGAAGAAGAAGCAGGAATTAAAATGGCTCTTCTTACAGTTAATAATGAATTTTTAAACTACGCTGATACACTAAAAGAAGTCTCTGGTGGATTTTTCATTGGTAGCACCATAGTTCGCTCGCCACAATTTATCAATAAGACTATTAAAGAAGTTAATTTAAGCAAATTCGGGGTTAACATTGTTATTATCAAAAGAAATAATGACATATTGCTACCTTCTGGAAACACTATTATATATAAAGAAGATGAATTAACTATAATTGGTAGAATCGGTGATGTGACTAGTGCTCTTGAAAAATTAGAATCAAAATAG
- a CDS encoding TrkH family potassium uptake protein, translated as MKLLYSKIKTIQIIFFTYLTIILIGAGILSTPWARLPNAENIGFFKALFTSVSAFSDTGLSLVDTGTTFSVFGQIIIACLIFIGGVGFFAIKFFIFNYIFGFKLGIVSREILKIERSSNKISELKSVIKTTIYFFLIIIFVFSFILSIHFYSYEAPAHKFPINQNPYKNIGLSIRFGIFHTISALNNAGFDLVGGNSFEPYYSDYFLQTLFILLTVLGGIGYPVIYDFYIYFKNKVFTKKKKAFSFSLFTKISLISYFTILVISYTLFIIFEVTTKTKTFWNLNSSGNTFNKLFALLFHNFSTRSVGFSIFDVNTLTSPSVFLSSILMFIGSAPSSTGGGIRVTTFWILILAIIAKFRHLKEIYTFKRKISNERVSASAIVFVVSIILNLTLIFISSVSLDEINNLNQNNPAFRFEIHHIIFEVSSAFGTTGLSTGLIRFLPPVTQFCFMLIMVIGQLGVSSSVLVWRGTTIERSSHKYIEEDVIIG; from the coding sequence TTGAAATTATTATATTCAAAGATTAAAACCATACAAATTATTTTTTTTACATATTTAACCATCATCTTAATTGGTGCTGGTATTTTAAGCACACCATGAGCTCGTTTACCAAATGCGGAAAATATTGGTTTTTTTAAAGCTTTATTTACCTCGGTTTCAGCTTTTAGTGACACCGGACTTTCTTTAGTAGATACTGGAACAACATTTAGTGTTTTTGGGCAAATTATTATTGCTTGCTTGATTTTTATAGGCGGGGTTGGCTTTTTTGCAATTAAATTTTTTATTTTTAATTACATTTTTGGTTTCAAGTTAGGTATAGTTAGCCGTGAAATTTTAAAAATTGAGCGCTCTTCTAACAAAATAAGTGAACTAAAAAGTGTTATTAAAACAACAATTTACTTTTTTTTAATTATAATTTTTGTTTTTTCTTTTATCTTATCAATACATTTTTATTCCTATGAAGCCCCTGCTCATAAATTTCCAATTAATCAAAATCCCTATAAAAATATAGGACTTTCAATCAGATTTGGAATTTTTCATACAATTTCTGCACTCAATAATGCTGGTTTTGATTTAGTTGGTGGAAATAGTTTCGAACCTTATTATAGCGATTATTTTCTGCAAACACTTTTTATTTTGCTTACAGTTTTAGGTGGGATTGGTTACCCAGTTATTTATGATTTTTATATTTATTTTAAAAATAAAGTCTTTACTAAGAAGAAAAAAGCTTTTAGTTTTTCTTTATTTACAAAAATATCTTTAATCAGTTACTTTACTATTTTAGTAATTTCTTATACATTATTCATTATTTTTGAAGTGACTACTAAAACAAAAACTTTTTGAAATCTAAATTCTAGTGGAAATACTTTTAACAAATTATTCGCTTTATTATTTCATAATTTTTCAACAAGATCTGTCGGATTTTCCATTTTTGATGTCAACACTTTAACCTCACCTAGCGTTTTTCTAAGTTCAATTTTAATGTTTATTGGATCGGCTCCTTCTTCAACGGGAGGTGGAATTAGGGTGACCACATTCTGAATTTTGATTTTAGCAATTATTGCTAAATTTAGACATTTAAAAGAAATTTATACATTTAAAAGAAAAATTAGTAATGAAAGAGTTAGTGCTTCTGCTATCGTTTTTGTAGTATCAATTATATTAAACTTAACTTTAATTTTTATTTCGTCTGTTTCATTAGATGAAATAAATAATTTAAATCAAAATAATCCCGCTTTTCGATTTGAAATACATCACATTATTTTTGAGGTTAGCTCAGCTTTTGGAACCACTGGTTTATCAACTGGTTTAATTCGCTTTTTACCACCAGTAACACAATTTTGTTTTATGTTAATAATGGTAATTGGTCAATTAGGGGTTAGCTCTTCTGTTCTTGTTTGAAGAGGAACCACTATAGAACGTTCTTCTCATAAATATATCGAAGAAGATGTCATTATTGGCTAA
- a CDS encoding inorganic diphosphatase, with the protein MMNNIINVDIEISAKSNIKYEFDRKSQKLVVDRILRGEFVYPANYGSIESTLDWDGDELDVLVYSNQSFMPGVRLQARIVGAMQMIDDGEIDTKLIAIHHDDYRFDHIQKLEDLPQEWLDSVRYFFSNYKNWKRVGITSVSGFQNTEWALQELKECRQLYDKYSHLEKKDFISKMRQLHPEKYL; encoded by the coding sequence ATAATGAACAATATTATCAATGTTGATATTGAAATTAGTGCAAAATCAAACATTAAATATGAGTTTGATCGCAAAAGCCAAAAACTTGTAGTTGATCGTATTTTAAGAGGTGAATTTGTTTATCCAGCAAATTATGGTTCTATAGAATCAACACTAGATTGAGATGGCGACGAGCTAGATGTTTTAGTTTATTCCAATCAATCTTTTATGCCTGGTGTGCGTTTACAAGCTAGAATAGTAGGCGCGATGCAAATGATTGATGATGGCGAGATAGACACTAAATTAATTGCTATTCACCACGATGACTACCGTTTTGATCACATACAAAAATTAGAAGATCTTCCACAAGAATGACTAGATAGTGTTAGATACTTTTTTTCCAATTACAAAAATTGAAAAAGAGTTGGTATTACAAGTGTTTCTGGATTTCAAAACACAGAATGAGCTCTACAAGAGTTGAAAGAATGTAGACAACTTTATGACAAATATAGTCATTTAGAAAAAAAAGATTTTATTTCAAAAATGAGACAACTTCATCCTGAAAAATATTTATAA